Proteins from a genomic interval of Undibacterium parvum:
- a CDS encoding flagellin N-terminal helical domain-containing protein — MSSVINTNVPSLNAQRNLTSSQNALTTSIQRLSSGLRINSAKDDAAGLAISDRMTGQVNGLNQAARNANDGISMTQTAEGGLSTTTDLLQRMRTLSVQAANGTNSASDRASIQQEVGQIQQEINRVAGTTQFNGQNVLDGSLNNAQFQVGANANQTINFSIGSAQANAIGNNAVGPNAATAATTLSQAHLGAATGVIAANVFLAQAITVQGNGTSATIPNTTLTIGSSAQKVAAAVTSAAGTTGVSATATTSATLAGFVAGNVSLTLQGAPKANGNANPVTVSATLATATDVAGLANAINAQSGQTGITAIANLTTGAIDLAQDKGYDIGVFNGTAQTAITVTGTTSAGAAGTPVTLTASGTATDTATVGGTVKFNSASAFTVSTSVNTSGIFDVANGAVGSTLSAVASIDVTTLTNGIPTGANNALQVIDSAIANISSSRASLGALQNRFSTTISSLQSTSENLSAARSRILDTDYAGETASLARNQVLQQAGTAMLAQANALPNGVLTLLRG; from the coding sequence ATGTCCTCAGTAATCAACACCAATGTCCCGTCGCTCAATGCTCAGCGCAATCTTACTTCATCGCAAAATGCCCTGACGACGTCGATTCAACGCCTCTCCTCCGGTCTGCGCATCAATAGCGCCAAAGACGATGCAGCAGGTTTGGCAATTTCTGATCGGATGACAGGTCAAGTCAATGGTCTCAATCAGGCAGCACGTAATGCCAACGACGGTATCTCGATGACGCAAACTGCTGAAGGCGGCTTGTCGACCACTACAGATCTGTTGCAACGCATGCGTACTTTGTCAGTACAGGCTGCGAATGGTACGAACTCTGCATCGGATCGTGCTTCTATACAACAAGAGGTAGGCCAAATCCAGCAAGAGATCAACCGCGTTGCCGGCACCACTCAGTTTAACGGCCAAAACGTACTCGATGGATCATTGAATAATGCCCAGTTCCAGGTTGGCGCTAATGCCAACCAAACAATTAACTTCTCCATCGGTAGCGCTCAGGCAAATGCTATTGGTAACAATGCTGTAGGCCCCAACGCAGCAACAGCCGCAACGACATTATCTCAAGCGCATTTGGGTGCCGCTACTGGAGTAATTGCCGCCAACGTCTTTTTAGCGCAAGCAATTACGGTTCAAGGTAATGGCACATCTGCAACCATTCCAAATACTACTTTAACAATCGGCTCGTCCGCTCAAAAAGTTGCAGCAGCGGTCACAAGTGCGGCAGGAACCACGGGTGTTTCAGCAACTGCAACTACTTCAGCAACTTTAGCGGGCTTCGTAGCAGGCAATGTTAGCTTGACCTTACAAGGCGCACCAAAAGCCAATGGCAATGCCAATCCAGTCACCGTTTCAGCCACATTAGCTACAGCGACTGACGTAGCGGGTCTCGCCAATGCCATTAATGCACAAAGCGGACAAACCGGCATCACTGCGATCGCCAACTTGACCACTGGGGCAATCGACTTAGCCCAAGACAAGGGTTATGACATCGGTGTCTTCAACGGAACTGCACAAACGGCCATTACAGTCACGGGCACGACTAGTGCGGGCGCAGCTGGAACCCCGGTAACTTTAACAGCATCAGGAACTGCAACTGATACAGCAACAGTTGGTGGCACAGTGAAATTTAATTCAGCCTCTGCATTTACGGTGTCTACCAGTGTAAATACCTCAGGTATTTTCGATGTTGCCAATGGTGCAGTTGGTAGTACTTTGAGCGCAGTAGCATCGATTGATGTAACGACTCTCACTAACGGCATACCAACTGGTGCAAATAACGCTTTACAAGTGATTGATTCAGCGATTGCCAACATCAGTTCCTCGCGCGCTTCTTTGGGTGCTTTGCAAAATCGTTTCAGTACCACGATCAGCAGCCTGCAATCAACTTCTGAGAACCTCAGCGCTGCACGTAGCCGCATCTTGGATACTGACTATGCCGGTGAAACAGCCAGCTTAGCCCGTAATCAAGTGTTGCAACAAGCAGGTACAGCAATGTTGGCACAGGCTAACGCCCTGCCAAATGGTGTATTGACACTATTACGTGGTTAA
- a CDS encoding flagellar protein FlaG, giving the protein MEIGAVGNLATPTPRAVDARQPGTTPAITNTKAAPVQTAEAVVRAAPTPTAEQVKQAVSDINKSMQSLSQGIEFSIDTDSKQNIVKVIDPQTKEVLRQMPTQEALEIAKALDQMIGKLIKEKA; this is encoded by the coding sequence ATGGAAATCGGAGCAGTGGGCAATCTCGCCACACCCACACCACGGGCGGTTGATGCTAGGCAACCGGGCACGACACCTGCGATTACCAACACCAAAGCGGCACCAGTGCAAACTGCAGAGGCGGTCGTGAGGGCAGCGCCGACACCCACAGCAGAACAGGTAAAACAGGCGGTGAGCGACATCAATAAATCGATGCAATCTCTATCCCAAGGCATAGAGTTTTCTATCGATACAGACAGCAAACAAAATATCGTCAAAGTCATCGATCCGCAAACCAAAGAAGTCTTACGTCAGATGCCCACCCAAGAGGCACTAGAAATCGCCAAGGCGCTGGATCAAATGATAGGTAAATTGATCAAAGAAAAAGCATAA
- a CDS encoding DUF3422 family protein has translation MSLVYSQLNHSLRIPLAAEIHSRPSLRLRAPEAITHLAVYSKDDDKFGQDNLGRQLAILGAFCGYFGVASPAGEAKYFFHDFGRFRLKWECHTEFATFTFVENENGEDVTEHGVSEAFLRVPVKHLPQQWLLDLKGTIMVAAHVVLIPAQGGHANTIESINATFPGSVLVGSGVLQRGEVWTDFLIHPDGFSRFVVKDLDFLDQQAGRIVQRLLEIETYRMMALLGLPYAQKSAPILSVIEDELVSLTADMTMGAPSSAHVAASDEADTEQVLLRQIIDLAARTERLSTENSYRFSASKAYFRLVQSRIEELRESRIEGIPTIEEFMDRRLAPAMNTCEAILRRQVTLADRIAHTNDLLRTRVGIVQEQQNRRILQSMNARAAQQLRLQQAVEGLSVAAITYYVAGLFSYLGKAVKAIGVQINPDLVTGLLIPVIATAVWLGLRRMHRSLSH, from the coding sequence ATGAGTCTCGTTTATTCGCAATTAAATCATTCACTACGTATCCCGCTTGCAGCAGAAATCCACTCCCGCCCATCATTGCGTTTGCGTGCCCCCGAGGCGATCACCCATTTGGCCGTGTATTCCAAAGATGATGACAAATTTGGACAGGATAATCTAGGTCGGCAATTGGCGATCCTGGGGGCATTTTGTGGCTATTTCGGAGTCGCCAGTCCCGCTGGCGAGGCGAAGTATTTTTTTCACGACTTCGGACGTTTTCGTCTGAAGTGGGAATGTCACACCGAGTTTGCTACTTTCACCTTTGTCGAGAATGAGAATGGTGAGGATGTCACTGAGCATGGTGTTAGCGAGGCCTTTCTAAGGGTGCCAGTGAAGCATCTGCCGCAACAATGGTTGCTTGATTTAAAGGGCACCATCATGGTGGCCGCCCACGTGGTATTGATACCGGCACAGGGCGGGCACGCGAACACAATAGAGAGCATCAACGCGACTTTCCCAGGTAGCGTTTTGGTCGGTAGCGGTGTCTTGCAGCGCGGTGAGGTTTGGACTGATTTCTTGATACACCCTGATGGTTTTAGCCGATTTGTCGTCAAAGATCTGGATTTCCTGGATCAGCAGGCAGGGCGCATAGTTCAGCGTTTACTGGAGATCGAAACCTATCGAATGATGGCCTTGTTAGGCCTGCCATACGCGCAAAAATCTGCGCCTATTTTGTCTGTCATCGAAGATGAGTTAGTCAGCTTGACTGCGGACATGACAATGGGCGCGCCGTCGTCGGCGCATGTTGCAGCCAGCGATGAAGCCGATACTGAGCAAGTGCTGTTGCGCCAAATCATCGATCTGGCAGCGCGCACCGAGCGGCTTTCTACTGAAAACAGTTATCGTTTCTCTGCCTCTAAGGCTTATTTTCGGCTGGTGCAATCGCGTATCGAGGAATTAAGGGAAAGTCGCATTGAGGGCATTCCCACCATAGAAGAATTTATGGATAGGCGACTGGCTCCGGCGATGAATACCTGTGAGGCGATTTTACGACGTCAAGTCACTTTGGCCGATAGGATTGCGCACACCAATGATTTATTGCGTACCAGGGTAGGAATAGTGCAAGAGCAGCAGAATAGACGGATTTTGCAATCGATGAACGCGCGTGCTGCACAACAACTGCGGCTACAGCAAGCGGTTGAGGGTTTGTCGGTCGCTGCCATTACTTACTATGTCGCCGGCTTATTTAGTTATTTAGGTAAAGCGGTCAAGGCGATAGGTGTGCAAATTAACCCTGATCTGGTGACGGGTTTATTAATACCTGTCATTGCGACTGCGGTTTGGCTGGGATTGCGGCGCATGCATCGTAGCTTAAGTCATTGA
- a CDS encoding response regulator, producing the protein MTDNAAIKVLIADEHAVVREGLKSILASTDDIRVVGETNSGLEAIRLSRQMAHQVLILEISLADKSGIEVLKQIKNELPQTAVIIFSAHKEDQFAVRVHKAGASGYLHKLSSALEIINAIRQVAAGLKYISPALAQELANNLTQEYEGELHKTLSDREFQTLRMIASGKSVSDIAKELSLSVKTISEYRSRILLKMKLRHNAELTHYAIKRQLVE; encoded by the coding sequence ATGACAGACAATGCAGCAATCAAAGTACTTATCGCCGATGAACACGCCGTGGTACGCGAAGGTTTAAAAAGTATACTCGCGAGTACCGACGACATCCGCGTGGTTGGCGAGACCAACTCAGGGCTGGAAGCAATACGCTTGTCGCGCCAAATGGCGCATCAAGTACTGATACTGGAAATATCCCTGGCAGATAAGAGTGGCATAGAAGTACTTAAGCAGATTAAGAACGAATTGCCTCAGACCGCCGTGATTATTTTCTCCGCACACAAAGAAGATCAGTTTGCAGTGCGCGTCCATAAAGCAGGCGCTTCTGGCTATCTGCACAAACTAAGTAGCGCACTTGAAATCATCAATGCGATTCGGCAAGTAGCGGCGGGCTTAAAATATATTAGCCCTGCACTGGCGCAAGAGTTGGCGAATAATCTGACCCAAGAGTACGAGGGCGAACTCCATAAGACTTTGTCGGATAGAGAGTTCCAAACTTTACGCATGATTGCCTCCGGCAAATCTGTCAGCGATATTGCCAAAGAACTGTCCTTGTCAGTCAAGACCATCAGCGAGTACCGATCAAGAATATTACTCAAGATGAAATTACGTCATAATGCAGAACTGACCCACTATGCAATCAAGCGCCAACTGGTTGAATAA
- the greB gene encoding transcription elongation factor GreB has product MNKAFTKENEQSEDDEQENAAPAIPAGAKNYMTPAGHLAMKTEFLRLIDVDRPEVVSIVSWAASNGDRSENGDYIYGKRRLREIDRRLRFLSKRLDIAEVVDPRVHHGSDQVFFGATVVYENGLGEEITVTIVGVDEFDPLRGKISWISPVARALTKARIGDSVSLHTPLGMDELTILDVRYPA; this is encoded by the coding sequence ATGAATAAAGCATTTACAAAAGAAAACGAGCAGTCTGAGGACGACGAGCAAGAAAACGCCGCCCCTGCCATTCCAGCTGGAGCGAAAAATTACATGACGCCCGCTGGACATCTGGCGATGAAAACCGAGTTTTTGCGACTGATCGATGTGGATAGGCCGGAAGTGGTCAGTATCGTCTCGTGGGCGGCATCGAATGGCGATCGTTCTGAAAATGGTGATTACATTTATGGCAAACGCCGCCTCCGAGAAATTGACAGGCGCTTGCGTTTCCTCAGCAAACGTTTGGATATTGCTGAAGTAGTCGATCCGCGCGTCCATCATGGTTCGGATCAAGTATTTTTTGGTGCCACCGTGGTCTATGAAAATGGTCTCGGTGAAGAAATTACCGTGACCATCGTCGGTGTCGATGAATTTGATCCGCTGCGCGGAAAGATCAGCTGGATATCGCCAGTCGCGCGCGCGCTTACCAAAGCTAGAATTGGCGACAGCGTCAGCCTGCATACGCCCTTAGGCATGGATGAATTGACCATACTTGATGTGCGCTATCCCGCCTGA
- a CDS encoding RelA/SpoT family protein: protein MNLTDNSSSIPAASDKSAAHLLTPKKKLAVTSHTVVDTSSRPAVTGSASITDLTKQLSEYLSAADLKLVKEAYRFSDEMHLGQVRRSGEPYISHPIAVAEICAEWKLDVQAIMAALLHDVMEDQDVKKEELIERFGAPVAALVDGLSKLEKIEFQSQIEAQAENFRKMLLAMARDVRVILVKLADRLHNMRTLGVMSAEKQRRISRETMEVYVPIAHRLGLNNIYRELQDLAFAHIYPLRYKTLAKAVKAARGNRREVVNKIMDAVKAALSSAGLTAEVYGREKTLYGIYRKMADKRLSFSQVLDVYGFRVVVSSFPNSYFALGTLHALYKPMPGKFKDYIAIPKSNGYQSLHTTLIGPYGTPVEFQIRTQDMHHVAESGVAAHWLYKNEDDSLTDLQQRTHAWLQSLLDIQKQTGDSAEFLEHVKIDLFPDSVYVFTPKSKIIALPRGATALDFAYNIHTDIGDQAIATRINNDPVPLRSELKNGDIIEIITSPNSHPTPNWLTYVRTGKARSAIRHYLRTISLNESTELGKQLLAQALMAVHLNPELPASLVDKLLNESSAKTLEEIHTDIGIGKRMAALVARHILDLVEDDSPSIPFQEFEGEKSSKPEPVIIYGSEGVSVQLASCCLPIPGDGIVGQLKRDQGLVVHTDYCDNAKRLQVKEPDRWIDVNWGDDLNRRFDCRITAMTNNERGALARIAAEIGESDANISHVSIEDGQANDITNIHFTIQIEDRTHLARLMRNVKHLSGVSKIWREHG, encoded by the coding sequence ATGAATCTTACAGACAACTCTTCCTCTATTCCGGCCGCTTCCGATAAATCGGCAGCGCATCTGCTCACACCGAAAAAAAAACTAGCCGTTACAAGTCATACCGTCGTTGATACATCTTCACGCCCTGCAGTGACAGGCTCAGCCTCCATCACCGACCTCACCAAGCAACTTTCCGAATACCTCAGTGCTGCCGACTTAAAATTAGTCAAGGAAGCTTATCGCTTTTCTGATGAAATGCATCTTGGTCAAGTACGCCGATCTGGCGAACCCTACATCTCTCACCCTATCGCAGTCGCAGAAATATGCGCCGAATGGAAATTGGATGTACAAGCCATCATGGCAGCCCTCTTGCACGACGTCATGGAAGATCAGGATGTCAAAAAAGAAGAATTGATCGAGCGTTTTGGCGCGCCAGTGGCAGCGCTGGTGGATGGATTATCAAAACTTGAAAAGATAGAATTTCAAAGCCAGATAGAAGCACAGGCTGAAAATTTCAGGAAAATGCTGCTGGCCATGGCGCGCGATGTGCGCGTTATTCTGGTTAAGCTGGCTGATCGCCTGCACAATATGCGCACCTTGGGTGTGATGTCAGCAGAAAAGCAAAGACGTATCTCGCGCGAAACCATGGAAGTGTATGTGCCCATTGCACACCGCCTGGGTCTGAATAATATTTATCGCGAATTGCAAGATTTAGCTTTTGCCCACATTTACCCTCTACGCTACAAAACCTTAGCCAAAGCGGTAAAAGCAGCGCGCGGCAACCGGCGCGAAGTGGTGAATAAGATCATGGATGCGGTCAAAGCCGCTTTGAGTAGCGCTGGTTTAACTGCCGAAGTGTATGGTCGCGAAAAAACCCTATACGGCATTTATAGGAAAATGGCCGACAAGCGCCTGAGTTTTTCACAAGTTCTCGACGTATATGGTTTCCGTGTGGTTGTTAGCAGTTTTCCCAACAGTTATTTTGCCCTTGGCACTTTGCATGCGTTGTATAAGCCCATGCCAGGCAAGTTCAAAGATTACATCGCTATCCCTAAGAGCAATGGTTACCAGTCGCTGCATACCACCTTAATTGGCCCTTATGGCACGCCGGTAGAGTTTCAGATCCGCACGCAAGACATGCATCATGTGGCAGAATCGGGCGTGGCAGCGCATTGGTTGTATAAAAATGAAGATGATAGTTTAACGGATTTGCAACAACGCACGCATGCCTGGCTACAGTCTTTACTCGATATCCAAAAGCAAACCGGCGACTCTGCAGAATTTTTAGAACATGTAAAAATCGATCTATTCCCCGATTCGGTTTACGTGTTTACGCCAAAATCAAAAATTATTGCTTTACCCCGTGGCGCCACCGCGCTCGACTTTGCTTATAATATTCATACCGATATCGGTGATCAGGCCATCGCTACCCGTATCAACAACGACCCAGTTCCGCTGCGTTCCGAACTAAAAAATGGCGACATTATTGAGATTATTACCTCGCCCAATTCGCATCCAACGCCAAATTGGCTGACCTATGTCAGAACCGGCAAGGCGCGCTCCGCGATTCGACATTATTTACGCACAATTAGCCTCAACGAATCGACAGAATTAGGTAAGCAATTATTGGCGCAAGCCTTGATGGCGGTGCATCTTAATCCTGAGCTTCCCGCTTCGCTCGTGGATAAGTTGCTCAATGAATCGAGCGCCAAGACGCTGGAAGAGATTCATACCGACATCGGTATCGGCAAACGCATGGCGGCACTGGTGGCACGTCACATCCTCGATTTAGTCGAAGATGATTCACCCTCTATCCCCTTCCAGGAATTTGAAGGTGAAAAATCAAGCAAGCCTGAGCCCGTCATTATCTATGGTAGCGAAGGCGTCTCGGTGCAACTAGCCAGTTGCTGCTTGCCGATACCTGGAGACGGCATCGTCGGCCAACTCAAGCGCGATCAAGGTTTGGTGGTGCACACCGATTATTGTGACAACGCCAAGCGCCTTCAAGTGAAAGAACCGGACCGTTGGATAGACGTCAATTGGGGTGACGATTTAAACCGCCGTTTTGATTGCCGCATCACCGCGATGACCAACAATGAACGCGGTGCCTTAGCCCGCATCGCCGCAGAAATTGGTGAGTCCGATGCCAACATCAGTCATGTCAGCATAGAAGATGGGCAAGCCAATGACATCACGAATATCCATTTCACGATACAGATAGAAGACCGCACGCATCTGGCGCGACTCATGCGTAACGTCAAACATTTAAGTGGCGTAAGTAAAATTTGGCGCGAACACGGTTAG
- the rpoZ gene encoding DNA-directed RNA polymerase subunit omega, with translation MARITIEDALKNIPNRFQLTLCATYRARQLLQGHTPKIESKDKPTVVALREIAEGKVGIEMLKKVPF, from the coding sequence ATGGCACGTATCACAATTGAAGATGCTCTGAAAAACATCCCTAATCGCTTTCAACTGACTTTGTGCGCAACTTATCGCGCGCGCCAGTTATTGCAAGGTCACACACCTAAAATCGAATCTAAAGATAAACCGACAGTTGTTGCCCTGCGTGAAATCGCTGAAGGCAAAGTTGGTATCGAGATGCTGAAAAAAGTGCCGTTTTAA
- a CDS encoding GGDEF domain-containing protein: MSKKPSETSFKTPTDIARETFRRLAIERIAPTPEAYRKLYTEISGVPDEAEAISAITATDLAPSEAEKLLSGFAQSLQQSQGELANFGHRFSRAINSGDWEDYSKGLNQLAEKVNVKPASAGISLVDPLPVAAPRISLVDEGALPDQRPQILKDLLFRTLSLALTSLLKPNPELAEEAEALGRAVKAAENEGSLNQIGNRLKQLCFQIELKSGDTAEQQELLLRLFGLLLENVKELLDDDNWLSGQIAVIQSLIAGPIDHRALQEATRSLKDVIYKQGVLKHSIDESKTSVKNMMATFIDRLDVMTNSTSTYHEKIANYSKQISNTRDTGEVNQLIGAILDETQTVQIETMRSHDIMVAAQKEVKESEVRIKELEDKLAHMSELVREDQLTGSLNRRGLDDVFEREADRADRRGTPLCAAMLDLDNFKKLNDTYGHSAGDEALVHLVRIVKQTLRSIDVIARYGGEEFLIVMPETTLDEAAMAMTRVQRELTTHFFSANDQRLFITFSAGVALRAPRETQDATIKRADAAMYEAKKTGKNRVVKAA; the protein is encoded by the coding sequence ATGTCAAAGAAACCAAGTGAAACCTCGTTTAAAACGCCGACCGACATCGCCAGAGAAACGTTTCGCCGCTTGGCCATAGAGCGCATCGCCCCTACCCCTGAAGCCTATCGCAAGTTATATACCGAAATCTCCGGGGTTCCAGATGAAGCTGAGGCGATCAGCGCCATTACTGCCACAGACTTAGCCCCTAGCGAGGCAGAGAAACTGCTCAGCGGTTTTGCACAGAGTTTGCAACAGTCGCAAGGCGAACTCGCCAATTTCGGCCATCGTTTTAGCCGTGCCATCAATAGCGGCGACTGGGAAGATTACAGCAAAGGCTTGAATCAACTGGCGGAAAAAGTAAATGTAAAACCAGCTAGTGCAGGAATCAGCTTAGTTGACCCCTTGCCGGTCGCAGCCCCGCGCATCTCCTTGGTCGACGAGGGTGCGCTTCCAGATCAACGCCCACAGATACTCAAGGATTTGCTGTTTCGAACTTTAAGCCTGGCTCTTACCTCACTCTTGAAACCAAACCCAGAATTGGCAGAAGAAGCCGAGGCACTGGGGCGCGCAGTCAAAGCGGCAGAAAATGAAGGCAGCCTGAATCAAATCGGCAATCGCCTCAAACAACTGTGTTTTCAGATAGAACTCAAGAGTGGCGATACCGCCGAGCAGCAAGAACTCTTGCTACGCCTCTTTGGTTTATTACTAGAAAACGTCAAAGAACTGCTGGACGATGATAATTGGCTAAGCGGTCAAATCGCAGTGATACAAAGCCTCATTGCCGGCCCTATCGACCATAGAGCGCTGCAAGAGGCAACGCGTAGTCTGAAAGACGTTATCTACAAGCAAGGTGTTTTAAAACATAGCATCGATGAGTCTAAGACTTCGGTCAAGAATATGATGGCGACCTTCATCGACAGGCTCGATGTAATGACCAATAGCACCAGCACCTACCACGAAAAAATCGCCAACTACTCCAAACAGATCAGTAATACCAGAGACACCGGAGAGGTTAATCAATTAATCGGTGCAATACTGGACGAAACCCAGACCGTGCAGATAGAGACCATGCGCTCGCACGACATCATGGTTGCGGCGCAAAAAGAAGTCAAAGAATCCGAAGTCAGAATCAAAGAACTAGAAGATAAACTCGCTCACATGAGCGAACTGGTCAGAGAAGACCAACTCACCGGCAGCTTAAATCGGCGTGGACTGGACGATGTGTTCGAGCGCGAAGCGGATCGCGCCGATCGTCGTGGCACGCCACTATGCGCAGCCATGCTCGACCTAGATAACTTCAAAAAACTAAATGATACCTATGGCCATTCGGCTGGCGATGAGGCGCTGGTGCATCTGGTACGCATCGTCAAACAGACGCTGCGCTCTATCGACGTGATCGCGCGTTACGGCGGCGAAGAATTTTTAATCGTGATGCCAGAAACCACGCTGGACGAAGCAGCCATGGCAATGACCAGGGTACAACGCGAGCTCACCACCCATTTTTTCTCAGCCAATGATCAGCGCCTGTTTATCACCTTTAGTGCCGGTGTTGCCCTACGTGCACCACGCGAAACCCAAGACGCTACCATCAAGCGCGCCGATGCCGCCATGTACGAAGCCAAAAAGACCGGCAAAAACCGCGTAGTCAAGGCCGCCTGA
- the fliD gene encoding flagellar filament capping protein FliD, protein MSISSPGIGSNLDVNGLISKLMAAEQQPIVALNRKEASYQAKLTGFGTLKGAISQFQTSVSALSDISKFQAVRGSTADASVASVSASTSAAAGSYSLEVSKLAQSQKLAAVGQASATSAISNGVITFDFGTVDLGPTGSFDPVTGKYSGAGRTFTSNGAGIKTVTIDATNNSLSGIRDAINKANVGVTATIVNDGGTSPYRLALSSTGTGKNNSLKMSVVDDAPGTSTALSTLLNHDPANAQALAETQTAQNAEFKIDGIAISKASNTVSDAISGVTLTLLKTNVASATTVTVARDTASISTAVNAFVKSYNEISKTLKDAVAFNSETKASAILNGESSLRSIETQIRGVLNAPVVGGTNSFTNLSKIGITLEKDGTMTLNSAKLQSAIDSNFGDFAGLFAVAGKSSDSLVAYSGVTDKTSPGAYAVNVTQLATKGSTTASGAPTSLLIDASNDTLDVQIDGKTATIKLGQATYASAATLAAEIQTKINGVAAFASEGSSVAVTSTGGILSITSNKYGSVSTANITAGNGAANLNLGTGVAGLDVAGTINGTAAVGLGQVLTGAKNNAAEGIKLTVTGGSLGDRGTVNYSQGYAAQFNKLTTTFLASDGLISARTNGLNASLKSLTKSRELANANLVQIEKRYRIQFGSLDTMLSKMTSTSNFLTQQLASLSK, encoded by the coding sequence GTGAGCATCTCATCACCAGGTATAGGTTCCAACCTCGATGTCAATGGCCTCATCAGCAAATTGATGGCGGCCGAACAGCAACCTATCGTGGCACTGAATCGCAAAGAGGCTAGCTACCAAGCCAAGCTCACTGGCTTTGGCACTCTTAAAGGTGCAATTTCTCAATTCCAGACTTCCGTCAGCGCACTTTCTGACATCAGTAAATTTCAAGCGGTACGCGGATCCACTGCCGACGCTAGCGTCGCATCAGTGAGCGCATCAACGTCGGCTGCAGCAGGTAGTTACTCTTTAGAGGTGAGTAAATTAGCCCAATCCCAAAAATTGGCGGCAGTCGGCCAAGCTAGTGCGACTAGCGCTATCAGTAATGGCGTCATTACTTTTGATTTTGGCACGGTCGATCTTGGCCCTACCGGAAGTTTCGATCCTGTGACAGGCAAGTATAGCGGTGCGGGTAGAACATTCACTAGCAATGGTGCGGGTATTAAAACTGTCACGATAGACGCCACCAACAATTCACTCTCTGGCATTCGCGATGCCATCAATAAGGCCAATGTCGGAGTCACTGCCACGATCGTCAATGATGGCGGCACTTCGCCCTATCGCTTAGCCTTATCGAGCACCGGCACAGGTAAAAATAATAGTTTAAAGATGTCTGTGGTGGACGACGCGCCCGGCACCAGTACTGCCTTATCGACCTTGCTAAATCACGATCCAGCCAATGCGCAAGCGCTGGCTGAAACCCAAACTGCGCAAAATGCCGAATTTAAGATCGATGGTATCGCCATATCGAAAGCGAGCAACACGGTCAGCGATGCCATTTCTGGCGTAACGCTCACACTACTAAAAACCAATGTGGCGAGCGCCACTACGGTGACGGTAGCACGTGATACAGCCTCAATTTCTACCGCGGTAAATGCCTTTGTGAAGTCTTACAACGAAATTAGTAAGACCCTTAAAGATGCAGTTGCGTTTAACTCAGAAACAAAAGCCAGTGCAATATTAAATGGAGAGTCGAGTTTACGTTCAATAGAAACGCAAATCCGCGGCGTCTTAAATGCACCGGTTGTGGGCGGCACCAATTCATTCACCAATCTATCTAAAATCGGCATTACTCTGGAAAAAGACGGCACCATGACACTCAATAGCGCAAAATTGCAAAGCGCTATTGATAGTAATTTCGGAGATTTCGCAGGACTCTTTGCGGTCGCTGGAAAAAGTAGCGATAGCTTGGTCGCCTATTCTGGCGTAACTGATAAAACATCCCCTGGCGCTTATGCCGTCAACGTCACTCAACTCGCCACCAAGGGTAGCACCACAGCCTCCGGCGCACCAACGAGCTTGCTGATCGATGCCAGCAATGACACGCTGGACGTACAGATAGACGGCAAAACTGCCACGATTAAGCTTGGACAAGCTACGTATGCGAGTGCGGCCACTTTAGCTGCTGAAATTCAAACGAAAATCAATGGTGTTGCTGCGTTTGCCTCTGAGGGCTCTAGTGTTGCGGTCACCTCTACAGGTGGCATTTTAAGTATAACCTCAAACAAATACGGCTCGGTTTCTACCGCGAATATTACAGCTGGCAATGGTGCTGCAAACTTAAACCTTGGCACAGGCGTTGCTGGGTTGGATGTCGCAGGTACCATTAACGGCACTGCAGCCGTCGGGCTTGGACAAGTCCTGACTGGAGCCAAGAACAATGCCGCAGAAGGAATAAAACTTACGGTCACTGGTGGCAGTTTAGGCGATAGAGGCACAGTTAATTATTCCCAAGGATATGCCGCTCAATTTAATAAATTAACCACCACTTTTCTCGCTTCTGACGGTCTCATTTCAGCACGCACCAATGGTTTAAATGCGTCTTTAAAATCCCTGACAAAGAGCCGGGAATTAGCCAACGCCAATCTAGTTCAAATTGAGAAACGCTACCGCATCCAATTTGGATCATTAGATACAATGCTCAGCAAAATGACGAGTACCTCTAATTTTCTAACTCAGCAACTCGCCTCACTTTCTAAATAG